The DNA region GAAAACATCTCTCACATATTTACCCGGGTCCATAATTTGCTGTTTTCCCTTCTTGCCCTCACGATGCAAAGGAGCAAAGGGCCGATGCAGTGTCGCATTTTAGTGTGATAATGGAACGGAGGTAGTAGCTATGGAGTGCCATCCCGTGAATAAATatggaaacaaagaaacatagaaaacctgaaGCACAAtgcagccctttggcccacagagctgtgccgaatatggccttatcttagaaattacctagggctacccatagccctctatttttccaaaccctatgtacctatccaggagtctcttaaaagaccctatcgtatctgctaccaccaccgccgccggcagcccattccacacactcaccactctctgcgtaaaaaaaaacttacccccgacatctcctctgtacctacttcaaagtgtcttaaaactgtgccctctcatgctagcagTTTCAGAGCTgtggaaaagcctctgaccatccacctgatcaatgactctcatcatcttacacacctctatcaggtcacctttcaccctccgccgctccaacgagaaaaggcagagttcactcaacctattctcatagtaTAACCTGATCTGCTGTTGCATTGACGGCTTGTCCTGATGGAGCGACTGGTAGGGGTGATGGAGTGGCACCCTGCGGggtggtactgatggagtgatGAACCGTGGAGAAATGTTGGCGGGCACACGGTCCTTTACCACTCACTGAGTGACACACAGTGGTAGAGACTGAGTCCGAGTGTCCGAGACTGAGGGGTGGCGCTGACGTAATGGCCTGCGGTGTAGTGGACAGAACAAAACGCGTCCCATCTAGGACAGGACACGGAATGAGGATATCGGGAAAACAAGTCCAGTGtggattcattttggtagatgtAATTTGCCAGGTTCGGCATTGGAAGTTCAAGAAAAACTGCATAAGCATTCAACATTAGGAATAGTGAcacaaaattccctaaaggtggagtcacaggtagatagggtcgtaaagagagcttttggtagaTTGGCctctataaatcaaagtattgagtataagagttggaatgttatggggaggttgcataagacattggtgaggccgaatttggagtattgtgtgcagttttggtcaccgaattacaggaaggatattaataaggttggaagagtgcagagaaggtttacaaggatattgcagggagttgagaaactgagttacagggaaaggttgaataggttaggactttattccctggagcgtagaagaatgaggggaaatttgatagaggtgtataaaattatgatggttatagatagagtgaatgcaagcaggtttttttccactgaagctaggagagagagaaaaaacagaggatatgggttaagggtgaagggggaaaggttTACAGGGAACATTAcgggaggcttcttcacacagagagtggtgggagtgtggaatgagctgccagttgaagtggtaaatacgggatcacttttaacatttaagaaaaacttggacaggtacatggatgagaggggtatggagggatatgggccaggtacgggtcagtaggactaggcagaaaaatggttcgccACAGCCAAGAacggccaaaaggcctgtttctgtgctgtaatattctatggttttatggttctTTTAGTGTATAAGGCAGGTAGCAGAGAGTTGAGAGTTGTGTGGCATCGACTATTTCGCTCTTCCAAAGAGGTCTCCGTTCGGGATGTCCATTCATCTGTGAGTCCTTTATTGTACAAAATAACTTTAGCTTGATATTCTTGTAAGGAAGTGAAACAAAATACATCATGTTGCGGGTATCGTCCACAAACTCGCGATAAAATTGGAAGTAAAGGGAGTACAGTAACGGCTAAGGTAACGTTTTCTTCCCTTCTACAGAAAGTTTCTGAGAGAAGCGAACTGAAGTCTCCATACAAACTCATCAGTCGTTGGGACGATTTCGTTATTCCAGCGGGAATGGAAACTAAACTCCTGTGTTCCTGGGTTCTGATTCTTGGGATTACACTCGGTCCATCCTGTAAGTATCTGCGTTCTGCATTCGACCCATTAAGACAGAAACTGAGAAGATTGTTCAACTCTTTTCATGGAGTTTGACAAAACAGGTGTTGGGCCTCATCTGCGTAATCGGCTTTAGATCTGGTCATCCGGTGCACGCAGAGAGTGACGAGTGCCTTGAACGCGCTGCCGTTGGTGGCGGACGAGTCAAAAACGATAGAAGCGTTGCAGGGTTTCCTTGATAAGCAGATGGATGTTCAGGGAATCGAGGATTTGAATGGCGCGCAGGCAAAAGAATTCGTTTTATTTAGGCGTTCAATTACTCACTTAATTATATCGGCGCAAcgtggtgggcagagggggtgggtgcTGTTGTGGGCAGTTGCTGTTCTGCTAGGATTTAAAGTCATCTTCATCAGTTGTGTGCATGGGCTACGGCCTCCCGATGTCGGAGTTTAGTGCAGATAAGCGCCAGGTCTTACATATGGGGAAAACAAACGATGCCAGGACTTTCAGTGTGAATGGCAGGAGCAGATAGACCTGGATTACAACGAGACAAGGGACGGGTATAGAGACTAATGAAGACGGCATTTGCCGCGCTGGCGATGAGACAAGAGGCTGAGCATCGAAGTTTGGCTGTTACGTAGCAATTTTAGAAGACACTTGTGATTTCCCAATTGCAATCTTGTATTCAACCCCGGCTCCCCTACTACAGGACAAAAAATAGTCAACGTACTGGGGAGATTTAGGAAGAAAACTGGTCTGCAGATGTCGCGATAAAGGCAGTTGCTACCAACGCTCGATGGACTGAGTTATTGAGGGATGTTGAGCAGTTCCCGACTTGCTTCACACGAGCGTAGGAGAATGTGCTGATCGCACAAATGGGTATAAAGTCCGAGAAGCACCACGGGGTGAATCCGCACATTTCAACCAGGGATAGGGAATCGGGAAACGAGCGGCACAGGTTTACGTTGAAAGTTACTCGGGGAACCTGAGGGGGCTGTTCTTGCCTTACACAGAGAAGTGGTCGGTTTATGCACACGGGCAAAtcttttctacatctactctcATCAGTTTGCAAACAGTTCACCCACAACACTCCCCTGCGCTGCGGGGAATTCAAAGCCAAGCGCGACGAACCTCTCATCGGAGCGGATCAGATCTATCCCCAATAAAATCACAGCGGGACTCCTCTGCTCTCACTACAGTCTCACGACGTAGCGGCGAAAGCGGGCACACCACTCCAGCTTTGCGGTGCAATGACACAATACAGTCCCTGTTTTCTTACATTATATTACCCGTCTGCAAACGTCACCCTCCCACACAACCTTATCTCAATTTGCTGCCGCCTTCAAGACTTGAACACCAACCCACACCGGTTTCCGAACAATCCCTGGCGCCCCAGCACACATTTTGGTTAATCTCATCCCTCTTCATTTCGCCCTACCCATAAGACaccggaacagaattaggccattcagtctatcgAACCTGCTccgccagtccatcatggctgatttagtgtccctctcaaacccattctccctccATACATTTAAGCTGCACAGATGTTTGTGATAATGAGTTTCACGCCACTCTCTTGCTAAAGGAAGAGATGTAGAGCCATATTAAGTACGTTACTAAAATCGACATAGACTATCATATGAACTGCGGTGAGAGTAACCTCTCCCCACCGAAGCAATGTGACCATGTACAAACCCTACACGCAACCAACCATCGCAACTATTTATCCACCCAACCGCACTCATCTCACTGGAGCGGGGGAGGGAGGGGGCGCTGCTGTCCCGCGCAACGCACCGCAGGAAGAGGAAACGCGGAGATGCGATGCTCTGGGACACTGGTTGGACAATCCAGCCAGTGGCCGAATCCCAGCGGTTTGACATTCGCTGCCAGTCTTTGGAAGAAAATGTGCTGAGGGTCCTTGGCTGTTACCGATGGGAACCTCGCCTCCTCATGCCTCCCACTACACAGAGAAAGAACTCCAAAAATATAACCCTCAAGCCACCCGCAACAATACATCGACACTGCTCCTTTAAGCGGCCCTGTTCACATTTCCTGTCAAATCCAACATGATTCTGTCAGTGCTCCGCACACGAGGCCAGATACATAGCGCCCAATTAACTGTTCTACACCGCTCTTTTATTGGGGGGTGTCCGACCGTGGAATACTAGGCCCCGGCAGCTATTCCAAGGTGCATATTACGCAGTGGcagtgtacatatatatatacatagaaCAGCAGAGGAAAATAATTTACAAAGGACTTCATCCATTTCCCGGGGCTCCTTGTATTACTAAATGTCTCACGCTTCTTATTACATCCGGACTAAACATCgattctggcttctccccactCCTAGGTGGCGAGTCCCGCGCTGTGGGCGGCAGCACGGCCGACATTCAACTGGGAATGCAGGAAAACAGCGCATcctacattttcacccagagcaAAGCCTCCGACCAGTTGGCCATTGACTACCTCGAGGTGGAGCGAAAAAGGAATTCAATACTTAACGAAGTGTGGGAATGTGCACTCAAAGGCATGAGAGATATACGCCCTCCCTACGGGCTCCGGAGAGAACACCTGTTGGCCGTGTACGCCTATACTGACAGCAAATGCAATAACTTCTACAGTGTCTTCAACGCTGCCGTGCGGATGAACGGAACTAACGATTCAGTCTACGCAGCTAAATTCCCATTCAAGAGTGTCCATTATCTTCTTTCCGTTGCGCTCGCGAGACTGAGGGAGATCGCGGGCAGGGAACCGGACACCACTTATAGGGGAATGTCAAGACCGGTAATACTTCCGAAGGAACCGAAAATGAGATTCGGCCACTTCGCATCTTCGTCGCTCGACAAAAGTATCGCCAAGAAGTACGGCGAGCAGACCTTCCTCGAGATTAACTCTCGGCTCGGTGTCGCAATCCACGAGTATTCGCGTATACCCGAGGAAAAGGAAGTGCTTATCCCGCCCTTTGAAGAGTTTGAAATCACCCATTCCTCCAACAGCAACGGAAAAGTCAGTGCTTCCCTCAAGGGGGTGGGGAGTAAAGGGATCCGGGTGAAAGTTGAGCAGGAGGCGGGCGGCGAGATGCGAGTGGTTCGTAGCTCGGGGGCCACCTTTTCCGCCGGTTTGTGCCTGCTGGCGCTGCTGATTCATATTTGCACCTAAATGTTGGTCGCCTACTTACTGCTGCGTACCTCCGCTGAACTGCAGGGGGTTTCAATGTATCAGGGGTGGTATAAATGCTTGCTTGCATGTAAGAGAACTATCGAGCGCTGTATGAAAGGACTTGGGAATCAAGAAAGGAAGCGGGAAGGGACATTAACTGCTGAATTAAAggaacattttaaaataaattgccGAATAGCCTCATTGTGCTTTGTACAAGATTTTACACCGTTACGGAATTGTCAAGTTGTACAGATTCTGCTCCTGGAAACAATGCATCAATGGCGGTCTTCAACGCTAATCCATTAAGGCACATTGAGACCGTCGGATTGTGCACCCTGCCTATTTCTGCATcggtctaaatgcctcttaaatgtaacAAAATAATAAAAGTTAATATTGTAAGGGTCTAGTGACAATCGCACTGTCAAAATATAATCGACTTTAATTGACTACTTTCAAAATTGACGCGAAATTTGTCCACTCTGTTGATAAATCGCCAATGTATATAAGATATGATCTAATGTCCGATGCATCTGGTGAAATAACTATTTGAGGATCGTTAGCTACACGCCCTCAGAGCACCTGTCGAtcagtctgtgtctgattccATCGGTTCCAGACCCCACTCCACCACCCCAGAGGTTTTACCAGTCTATGTTGCACGCCATCTCGCAACGGGTCACTCCATTGGTGCTACCTCTCGCTGTGTCTCGCCATCGTTACCACACCTCTGCCTGTAACTCCATGGTTTATGCCCCtcagccccttcctccatctgtaTTAACTGACGGCGAGTCACTTCATCCGAAATAGCCCACAACGTCACTCGACCTGTGGTAGCCGCCTGAGTGTTAGTCAATCGGTGTTTCGCCACATTTAATTTATCTGCTTTGCCCAACGTCAATCAAGCCATCAGTCCTTTCCCACTCTAGCAGATCAGCCCTCGTTATTCCACTCCATCAGTTATTTCCCTCAGTGTATGACTCCACTTCGAGGAACTCACAGGGTATCAGTCCAGCAGTACTGAACCAGAATGAGTCACGCAACTTGTACTTCCCCAGTGTCACTCCCACGGTGTGACACTCCGTCAATAATACCCCAATATCCCTCTCTTCGTTAATGCTACCAGCCAGTGTTACACCCCTGTGTATGTCACCCCACCTATTATATTATATCACCCAGTCGATCACGCCGTCAGTGCTACGCCGCGGTGCCGCAATTCATTACTCATGCCAGTGTCCGTCTCTCTTCAGTCCTATCGCACTATCAAAGTATCACACCAGCACGGCTACACGAAAATGCGCCCCTCCTTCAGACACGGCACAGCCTATCCCCAGAGCATCTCTCAGTAAGTGCAGCAGCACAGTGTCTACTTTCATCAGCACTCACCGCCAGTCTTTCATTCCGGCTTCACTCCACTTTAGTGTGTCCGCCAGCACTTCTCTGTCCGTGTACCCTTCCATCAGCCGTGCACACGGGTGTCGCTCTGTCAGCAGACACCTTAGTCTACCATTGCTTCAATTCCGGCCGGCACTGCGTCACTGCATCCGTACTACCCTTCTGTGCGTCATTCTCTGAGAACATTCACTAAATTTGCTGTCTACTTATACTGACCGTCGGTTAGTACACCAGTCACAACTTCCAATCTATTAATTAATGGTAACTCACTGCCTGCCAGTCCTTACGTACTCAACGCCCTCAGTCAGCGCTGTCCCGCAGTCTGTCAGGGATCCAATACTACTTGGCTATATTCCACTCCCTCAGTTCTACAGCTCACTGTACCATCGCCTTCTCTTCGCTGGGTATCACTCCAATTTTGCCACGCCTTCGGCACCTCTTCACTACTTCACTATATTCCTCTTCCCCAGTTTTGCAGCTCAGTGTATCGCACCCCATTTGCCGCATATGGCTCCAGCTGTTTGCCTTCACAAATACTACTCATCCGCGTTTCACCCTTTAGGGAGGATCAAAAGTACGTCAGTCCACCAGTTCCGATCTGAATTGCTACGTGAGTACTAAGCCTCGGCATGCCGCTTCATTGGTTCGACCCTGCACGGTGTCGCTCAACCCGACCGTGACTCTTCATCAGCACGATGTATACCAAGCTCAAGTAATCTGGGGCGTGTCACTATCCACACTACTACACTACCCAGTGACGCCCAACGGTATTTAATCAGACTATATCACTCTGTAACTGCCTGTGTTCTGTATCTTAATACATCTAATGCATCAGTTCTACATGAAGTGTATTATTTAATCACTCGAGAGTAATGCCCCGTAGTGTGTCACTAAATCAGTAATACCCTCAATATCCCCTCCACGCACAAGACTACTATGCGGCGCCAGTGGCTTTTGTTggagaaggaagccattgaaataaaactcgaTGGAAACAACCGTAACAAAGACGAAGGTCCGCTCTACGTAGGAACCGAAATTCGATAGTAAAAACGCGGGGCAGAGGAAACTTGATTGGATGAAGTCTAGCCGCTCAGGGATGACGGAGAAGTAAATACCACCTGGCCGGACTTgctcaggcatcatccctgacgaAGATGGCAAAGTTTGCTGGCGGAAAGGCGAccaaaatcgatacctgtacccggctggaagatGGAGAAGAGCTTATTTACGctgggaaagcaccagatccTTTTTCAGTGTGTCAGGCTACCAGTACTAATTTTCCATGTATCACAGCGTCAGCATTACGCCTTACTGTCACACCCCAGTGACGATTCAGCTCACTAAATGTACTCTATTCGTTCACCCAGAGTGCATGGCATAATCAATCTTTCATCACATGATGTCCCATCATCAGTGTCTCATTGTATTACTCCCATAATGTTATCCCAAGTGTAAAATTCCGTCAGCGAATCCCCGCAGTGTGTACCCCTGTCTATGCCACCCCTCGTGTTGTCACACTGATCTGTATTACCGCTCCGATACCCTTCACTGTGTCACTCCGTCAGTAGTACCGCTCAGCGTGCCACAGGATCACGACTTCCGCTCAAACTCGCACTCCAATTACGTCACACCATCTGTGTGAAACTCCGGTTTCCTTGCGGCCGCGTAAGTCTGGGGAGTTTACACACTCTGGTCCCGCCAAATTCATGAGATTAGGACGGCTCTACCACCCCAAACCCGGGTTTGTGTGAATGCTCAGATTTGTTACCCTGCTAAAACACGGTGCTGAGAAATTACAGACAGGGTCCTGTATACGATCAAAGGAATTATAGTTACATTCGttaacttaactaaagggttagtaaagaaagggGGAAAATACCAAAAAAAAACGGTCTATCATGATTAAACAGTCAAAAGCGCGCAGCTCTTCCAAAAGCCACATATATTCAGCAGACCTCCGTATACGTCGCCACCCTGCCGCATTGAATCTCGGTCACCCGCCAGGTCAAATCCTACGGCCTGTACTCTCCAGCAGTTTTTCTCTTCATCTTCCGTCAATTCCACTCACACCAATGtcaggcacacaaaaaaaaactctctCCCGACTGGCTCGCATTCCAAAGAACCCgctatctctaaccataacccaaacattgcttccACGGAAAGACCGCCACGTTAGCAATGCAACCTTTGCCAGGGTGTTTAATGTACGAACGCACGTCATCACGCCAATGCAGCGCTGCCGTCACTGCGTCACGCGATCTGTTCATTGCCACGAGGTGCCTCTATATTAGTACGCCACCTCGCAGCCTCACGCGATCTGTTCAAACCCGCTGTAAATCACTCTTTTGAATCTGAATCTATCTCCATGAGTAGTAATTCTGGCGAAATAGGGCCCCACAATCAAACCACTATATCACTCGTTCAGTACAACTTCTTGTTGTGTCAGTATATCACCATCACGCTGTCACTCCGTCTTTACTCCCCTTTCGGTCAGTCACTCCAAAGATATTATTCTTCACTCCCTCCATCGTCACTCTCACCGCCCCCTCCCGGTCATTATTGCACCTCAGTGTGTCAATCTGTCAGCGCTCCTTCAGGGCTAAAATACATAGCACAGTACCAACAGTAACGCGCAACTCAGGGCACATCGAACTTAGCAAGTAAATATGCACCCAATCAAAAACAAAAATATATAGACCATCATCCTGACTGACATGTCCCGTAAGTTGATGGTACGTGGGTGTTATCGGCAGATAAAAGCAGTTCCCGGCCGCTCACAGTCGGGGAACGGACACACGCAACCCAGGATGAGAACCAGGATTAGGTAGGCTGCAGGCAACGAGTCTGCAACGTGACAGTAAATCCCAACAGCTGAGGGGAGACTGGGATAACCCTAGATGTGGCCGCTCACATGTTGCCCCCGCTGTCATCCCCCGCAGCAACAGGTATATCACATTccatactgttggggggggggcgtGGGGAAGGATGACCTAATAGAGGAAAGACACAGTGGTCTGGACTCTGACAAGGAgtttgcctctgtgactcagagtgGAAGGGGAAGGGCGATAGGGGGAggtccataagaccgtaagacataggagcagaattgggcctttcagcccatcgagtgtgcgccgtcattccatcatggctgatcccggatcccactcaactctaCAATCGTTTGATGCTCTGACCGATTTGGAAACGATCACCTTCCGTGTTAAGTGAGCCGACGGACGTggtctccaccgcagtctgtggcagagcattccatagactgACTACTGTCTGGCACAAGTAAAACTTCCTtacatctgttctaaaaggtcgcccgtTAATTTTGAGCTTGTGCCCTCTAATTCCAgataccctcaccataggaaacatgctctcctaCTTAATCGTTTCAACcttcgttaggtttcaatgagatccccacgtaTCCTTCTAAAAACTCCATTAAGCGCAGGCGTAAAGCTGCGAAGCGCTCCTCATGTGTTCATCCCATCATCATTCCCGGAGTCATCCTCGTTAGGGAAAGGGGCAAGAGGTTCTGGCCGAGAACAAGATTCCCGAATGGTATGCCCACTCCCGAGT from Hemitrygon akajei unplaced genomic scaffold, sHemAka1.3 Scf000150, whole genome shotgun sequence includes:
- the LOC140723961 gene encoding ecto-ADP-ribosyltransferase 5-like — its product is METKLLCSWVLILGITLGPSCGESRAVGGSTADIQLGMQENSASYIFTQSKASDQLAIDYLEVERKRNSILNEVWECALKGMRDIRPPYGLRREHLLAVYAYTDSKCNNFYSVFNAAVRMNGTNDSVYAAKFPFKSVHYLLSVALARLREIAGREPDTTYRGMSRPVILPKEPKMRFGHFASSSLDKSIAKKYGEQTFLEINSRLGVAIHEYSRIPEEKEVLIPPFEEFEITHSSNSNGKVSASLKGVGSKGIRVKVEQEAGGEMRVVRSSGATFSAGLCLLALLIHICT